The DNA window ACTTTCTGGTTTTCAGGCGGCTTCCCGGTCATATTTCAATATAGGTTCCAAAGCGCGTCCGTCGCGACAGCGGCGCGTTTTATCGCAATACTGAAAACAATAAGATGGCGAGACTCAACGATGACCGGCTTTTGTTATGTCTGCGGCGCATCAATGACCCTGGCGACCCCGTTAGGGGATGTTGTCCCGCGAGAGCTGTGCAGCCAGTGCGGGTACATTCATTACTGCAACCCCAAAGTCCAGGTTGCGGTGTTGGTCAGCGATGGCGATCGCCTGTTGTGGATGCGGCGGGCCATGGCGCCCCGGGCGGGCTTCTGGGAAATTCCCGGTGGTTTTATGGAGCTGGGAGAGACGATGAAACAAGCCGCTGTGAGAGAAACCTTTGAGGAAACCGGTGTAAGGATTGCGCCTGGCTCACTGCAGCCCTGGCTGGTGGGTAGTATCGAAGCCATTGATGAGGTGCACGTGATTTTTCGGGCCGAGGCGGAGCAAGCGACCATTGCGCCGGGCAGCGAGGCCCAGGCGGCGGGGTGGTTCACCGCGCAAGAGGCACCCTGGGCCGATATGGCTTTTCCCGAAGCCGAGCCGGGTTTGCGGCAATTCTATGGGGAACTGGCTGAGGGGCGTTTCGGAATGCACTACGCCGAGCAGCAATTACAGCAACTGGTGTTTGAGAAGGTCTTATAAGGGCGGGCGCGCTTCGCGTTTAACCGCGATCAGCCCGCTTGTTTTGAGTCACCACAAACCTTCGGTCGAGCCGAAGCTGGCCAGCTCCCGGCTGGGCTTGCGTTGGCGCGGGGCAAGCTCGCGGCTGGCCAATGATTCGGGGATTTCTGCTTCGGCAAGCTGGTAGCCGATGGCCATAATGGCGACGGCTTTGTAGTCCTCGGGAATGGCAAAGGTCTGGCGCAGTTGCTCCGGGTTGAAACCGGCCATCTGATGGGTCATCAGACCGTCGTGCCGGGCTTGCAAGCAGGCACTGAGGGCAGCGGCGCCGCAATCGTACTCAAACCAGGGGTTTGCTGCGTTGTTATGGGTAAAGACCCGCTTGCCGATCACCGCCATGAGCACCGGCACGGCTTCGCACCATTGCTGATTTTTCTCCACCAGACTGTCAAAAATGCCCTGCCAGCAGGCCGGGTGCGTGTGCCGGTTGCCCACCAGTAGCCTGGCGGGCTGTTCATTAAAACAAGAGGGCGCCCAGCGGGCGGCTTCAACAAGCCGTTCGAGGGCGGCTGGATCGACCTGCCGCTCTCGATCAAAGGCAACACCGCTCCACCGCTTGGCAATGAGCTCGTGAATGTCGGCGTTCAATTCTGTGGCTTTGTCGAACATGGGGCGCTCTCACTGTTGTCGGTTGGCGGTGCCTGCTTGCGCATTCGCCGGTTTAGAGGATTTTCTCGCAAAGCCCGCGGAACTGGGATTCAGATAGCAGGCGGCGCTGGATACGGCCCTCTTCCTTGACCCGTT is part of the Spongiibacter taiwanensis genome and encodes:
- a CDS encoding NUDIX hydrolase, which codes for MTGFCYVCGASMTLATPLGDVVPRELCSQCGYIHYCNPKVQVAVLVSDGDRLLWMRRAMAPRAGFWEIPGGFMELGETMKQAAVRETFEETGVRIAPGSLQPWLVGSIEAIDEVHVIFRAEAEQATIAPGSEAQAAGWFTAQEAPWADMAFPEAEPGLRQFYGELAEGRFGMHYAEQQLQQLVFEKVL
- a CDS encoding nitroreductase family protein, whose translation is MFDKATELNADIHELIAKRWSGVAFDRERQVDPAALERLVEAARWAPSCFNEQPARLLVGNRHTHPACWQGIFDSLVEKNQQWCEAVPVLMAVIGKRVFTHNNAANPWFEYDCGAAALSACLQARHDGLMTHQMAGFNPEQLRQTFAIPEDYKAVAIMAIGYQLAEAEIPESLASRELAPRQRKPSRELASFGSTEGLW